Proteins found in one Asterias amurensis chromosome 13, ASM3211899v1 genomic segment:
- the LOC139946046 gene encoding macrophage mannose receptor 1-like isoform X3, which yields MYLFVAHVLTCMLVFCNGFSAVDTSDVCPEGYEVGYDGGCYLFETNAVAWSIARNNCTDTPDSDLLVINNSDELEYIKHRITSGIWWIGFTDLSVEGTWEWINCTGLFNQSLWAPNQPNNGIEDCGAYQAVPQKLADYQCSREYKFICEISTKGFSDDDTNARNVAATKVNDTIAHVTWDVSQYNCDVIGYRVYYEHYGNSQTNGSVQIDGGNSTEVYLPLTPDMWWQIYVAAMKTDHQELDLVGPASVWLGSCPGWHVPGLNGSCYWFQSEERDMWYSHRNWCKSYGSDLLIIDSPDELEYILNRTESIAPNETWWIGYTDVSVEGSWKWVDCGDTNDWQSTLWAPGEPAEPDDCATLQGNTGHLRGQICDQRFLFICKVSPKDFTKEDTKPSNLTAIAVTSFSVEVTWDVSMFACDVIGYRVYYNSTSDKDNQDWVFINGGDVSSVILSGLAKETDYSIGVAALRTVEELEQIGPVAVTTPWGCPSGFEEGYGNRSCYWFQSEERDMWYSHRNWCKSYGSDLLIIDSPNELEYILNRTESIAPNETWWIGYTDVSVEGSWKWVDCGDTNDWQSTDWAPGEPAESDDCATLQGNTGHLRGQICDQRFLFICEVSPKDFTKEDTKPSNLTAIALTSFSVEVTWDVSMFACDVIGYRVYYNSTSDKDNQDWVFINGGDVSSMVLSGLAKETDYTIGVAALTTVEELEQTGPVAVTTPWGCPSGFEEGPTNHSCYWFQSEERDMWYSHRNWCKSYGSDLLIIDSPDELEYILNRTESIAPNETWWIGYTDVSVEGSWKWVDCGDTNDWQSTLWAPGEPAEPDDCATMQGNTGHLRGQICDQRFLFICEVSPKDFTKEDTKPSNLTAIAVTSFSVEVTWDVSMFACDVIGYRVYYSSTSDKDNLDWVFINGGDVSSVILSGLAKETDYSIGVAALTTVEELEQIGPVDITTPWGCPSGFEEGPGDHSCYFFYNGTDTWASARGRCRGIEDGDIVIVDDEDELKYLVRRMEEVNPGQMWWIGYYDVSVEGVWRWVDCQPTVDWQKPLWPGEEPMVGTGDCGYLVGVQGDGEAEIRPAVCDDRKFFICEVVDNRVFPTDANARNVAAIEPTPDSFLVTWDTSPDNCDVIGYTVYYQKESPSAMEEFLMVNGGNISRVEVTVPMVQENTVYSVTVAALNTVTVLERVGPASVTLNPGEPVSTPAYSSSDAVLFIVFDQTVGWFTSMMQVQLATGIANVLNRYTPNQQRDTFAEFG from the exons ATGTATTTATTTGTGGCCCACGTCTTAACATGCATGTTGGTATTCTGCAATGGATTTTCGGCTGTAGACACCTCGG ATGTTTGCCCTGAGGGATACGAAGTGGGCTACGATGGGGGATGTTATTTATTCGAGACAAATGCAGTAGCATGGAGCATCGCTAGGAATAACTGCACCGATACACCGGACTCTGATCTGCTCGTTATTAACAACAGTGACGAACTGGAGTACATTAAGCACCGTATCACAAGTGGGATATGGTGGATAG GATTTACAGACCTATCCGTCGAGGGAACGTGGGAGTGGATTAACTGCACCGGTCTCTTCAACCAATCTTTGTGGGCTCCAAACCAGCCCAACAACGGCATTGAAGATTGCGGTGCGTACCAGGCGGTCCCGCAGAAACTGGCGGACTATCAGTGCAGCCGAGAATATAAATTCATATGTGAAATATCTACCAAAG GATTTTCAGATGATGATACCAACGCAAGAAATGTGGCCGCAACGAAAGTGAATGACACCATAGCTCACGTGACGTGGGACGTTTCGCAGTAcaactgtgacgtcatcggtTACAGAGTTTACTATGAACATTATGGCAACTCACAAACAAATG GCTCCGTTCAGATAGACGGTGGAAACTCAACGGAGGTGTATCTACCTCTCACGCCGGACATGTGGTGGCAGATTTACGTAGCTGCAATGAAGACTGATCATCAGGAGTTAGACCTGGTAGGGCCAGCATCAGTATGGTTAG GTTCGTGTCCGGGGTGGCATGTGCCTGGACTTAACGGGTCTTGCTATTGGTTCCAGTCCGAGGAACGAGACATGTGGTATAGCCATAGGAACTGGTGCAAGAGCTACGGCAGTGATTTGTTGATCATTGATAGCCCAGACGAGTTAGAGTACATCTTAAACCGGACAGAGTCAATCGCACCTAATGAGACTTGGTGGATTG GTTACACCGATGTATCTGTCGAGGGTTCATGGAAGTGGGTAGATTGTGGTGACACCAACGACTGGCAAAGTACTCTCTGGGCACCAGGGGAACCAGCGGAACCCGATGATTGCGCAACGCTGCAAGGAAACACGGGTCATCTCAGAGGTCAAATCTGCGACCAGAGATTTCTGTTTATCTGCAAAGTGTCTCCTAAAG ATTTCACCAAGGAAGATACCAAGCCGAGTAACTTGACCGCCATTGCTGTGACGTCTTTCAGTGTTGAAGTAACGTGGGATGTCTCTATGTTTgcctgtgacgtcattggttaCAGGGTGTACTACAACTCAACGTCTGACAAGGACAACCAAG ACTGGGTGTTTATTAACGGTGGAGATGTAAGCTCAGTGATACTGTCAGGGTTAGCTAAAGAGACTGACTACTCCATTGGGGTCGCTGCTCTTAGGACTGTGGAGGAACTCGAACAAATCGGCCCCGTGGCCGTCACTACTCCATGGG GTTGCCCGTCAGGTTTCGAGGAGGGTTATGGCAATCGTTCTTGCTATTGGTTCCAGTCTGAAGAACGAGACATGTGGTATAGCCATAGGAACTGGTGCAAGAGCTACGGCAGTGATTTGTTGATCATTGATAGCCCCAACGAGTTAGAGTACATCTTGAACCGGACAGAGTCAATCGCACCTAATGAGACTTGGTGGATTG GTTACACCGATGTATCTGTCGAGGGTTCATGGAAGTGGGTAGATTGCGGCGACACCAACGACTGGCAAAGTACTGACTGGGCACCAGGGGAACCAGCGGAATCCGATGATTGCGCAACGCTGCAAGGAAACACGGGTCATCTCAGAGGTCAAATCTGCGACCAGAGATTTTTGTTCATCTGCGAAGTGTCTCCCAAAG ATTTCACCAAGGAAGATACCAAGCCGAGTAACTTGACCGCCattgctttgacgtcattcagtGTTGAAGTAACGTGGGATGTCTCCATGTTTGCCTGTGATGTCATTGGTTACAGGGTGTACTACAACTCAACGTCTGACAAGGACAACCAAG ACTGGGTGTTTATTAACGGTGGAGATGTAAGCTCAATGGTCCTGTCAGGGTTAGCTAAAGAGACTGACTACACCATCGGGGTCGCTGCTCTTACGACTGTAGAGGAACTCGAACAAACCGGGCCCGTGGCCGTCACTACTCCATGGG GTTGCCCGTCAGGTTTCGAGGAGGGTCCTACCAATCATTCTTGCTATTGGTTCCAGTCTGAAGAACGAGACATGTGGTATAGCCATAGGAACTGGTGCAAGAGCTACGGCAGTGATTTGTTGATCATTGATAGCCCAGACGAGTTAGAGTACATCTTGAACCGGACAGAGTCAATCGCACCTAATGAGACTTGGTGGATTG GTTACACCGATGTATCTGTCGAGGGTTCATGGAAGTGGGTAGATTGCGGCGACACCAACGACTGGCAAAGTACTCTCTGGGCACCAGGGGAACCAGCGGAACCCGATGATTGCGCAACGATGCAAGGAAACACGGGTCATCTCAGAGGTCAAATCTGCGACCAGAGATTTCTGTTCATCTGCGAAGTGTCTCCTAAAG ATTTCACCAAGGAAGATACCAAGCCGAGTAACCTGACCGCCATTGCTGTGACGTCATTCAGTGTTGAAGTAACGTGGGATGTCTCCATGTTTgcctgtgacgtcattggttaCAGGGTGTACTACAGCTCAACGTCTGACAAGGATAACCTAG ACTGGGTGTTTATTAACGGTGGAGATGTAAGCTCAGTGATCCTATCAGGGTTAGCTAAAGAGACTGACTACTCCATCGGGGTCGCTGCTCTTACGACTGTAGAGGAACTCGAACAAATCGGGCCCGTGGATATCACTACTCCATGGG GTTGCCCATCAGGTTTCGAGGAGGGCCCCGGTGATCACTCTTGCTACTTTTTTTATAATGGTACCGACACGTGGGCCTCAGCAAGGGGACGATGCCGTGGGATCGAGGATGGAGATATTGTCATCGTCGACGACGAGGATGAGTTGAAGTACCTGGTTAGGAGGATGGAAGAGGTCAATCCAGGTCAAATGTGGTGGATAG GTTATTACGATGTGTCGGTAGAGGGCGTCTGGAGATGGGTGGATTGCCAACCGACAGTAGATTGGCAGAAACCCCTCTGGCCAGGTGAAGAGCCCATGGTGGGTACCGGGGACTGTGGGTACCTCGTCGGTGTACAAGGGGACGGCGAGGCTGAGATCAGACCAGCGGTTTGTGACGATAGGAAGTTTTTCATCTGTGAAGTCGTCGACAATA GAGTTTTCCCAACTGATGCGAACGCTCGAAATGTCGCAGCCATTGAACCGACACCGGATAGCTTTCTGGTCACGTGGGACACCTCTCCTGAcaactgtgacgtcattggttaCACCGTGTATTACCAAAAAGAGTCGCCATCAGCAATGGAGG AATTTCTCATGGTAAATGGCGGCAATATCAGTAGAGTTGAGGTAACAGTTCCGATGGTACAGGAGAACACCGTTTACTCAGTCACCGTAGCTGCACTGAACACCGTGACGGTCTTAGAGCGCGTTGGCCCGGCCAGTGTCACCCTGAATCCCG gAGAGCCCGTCAGTACTCCAGCTTATAGCTCTAGCGATGCTGTACTTTTTATCGTCTTCGATCAGACAGTTGGATGG tTTACATCAATGATGCAAGTCCAGTTAGCAACAGGCATTGCGAATGTACTCAATCGATATACACCAAATCAACAAAGAGATACGTTTGCAGAGTTTGGGTAA
- the LOC139946046 gene encoding macrophage mannose receptor 1-like isoform X4 has product MHERQCEPWRRRLLVCSGSVQIDGGNSTEVYLPLTPDMWWQIYVAAMKTDHQELDLVGPASVWLGSCPGWHVPGLNGSCYWFQSEERDMWYSHRNWCKSYGSDLLIIDSPDELEYILNRTESIAPNETWWIGYTDVSVEGSWKWVDCGDTNDWQSTLWAPGEPAEPDDCATLQGNTGHLRGQICDQRFLFICKVSPKDFTKEDTKPSNLTAIAVTSFSVEVTWDVSMFACDVIGYRVYYNSTSDKDNQDWVFINGGDVSSVILSGLAKETDYSIGVAALRTVEELEQIGPVAVTTPWGCPSGFEEGYGNRSCYWFQSEERDMWYSHRNWCKSYGSDLLIIDSPNELEYILNRTESIAPNETWWIGYTDVSVEGSWKWVDCGDTNDWQSTDWAPGEPAESDDCATLQGNTGHLRGQICDQRFLFICEVSPKDFTKEDTKPSNLTAIALTSFSVEVTWDVSMFACDVIGYRVYYNSTSDKDNQDWVFINGGDVSSMVLSGLAKETDYTIGVAALTTVEELEQTGPVAVTTPWGCPSGFEEGPTNHSCYWFQSEERDMWYSHRNWCKSYGSDLLIIDSPDELEYILNRTESIAPNETWWIGYTDVSVEGSWKWVDCGDTNDWQSTLWAPGEPAEPDDCATMQGNTGHLRGQICDQRFLFICEVSPKDFTKEDTKPSNLTAIAVTSFSVEVTWDVSMFACDVIGYRVYYSSTSDKDNLDWVFINGGDVSSVILSGLAKETDYSIGVAALTTVEELEQIGPVDITTPWGCPSGFEEGPGDHSCYFFYNGTDTWASARGRCRGIEDGDIVIVDDEDELKYLVRRMEEVNPGQMWWIGYYDVSVEGVWRWVDCQPTVDWQKPLWPGEEPMVGTGDCGYLVGVQGDGEAEIRPAVCDDRKFFICEVVDNRVFPTDANARNVAAIEPTPDSFLVTWDTSPDNCDVIGYTVYYQKESPSAMEEFLMVNGGNISRVEVTVPMVQENTVYSVTVAALNTVTVLERVGPASVTLNPGEPVSTPAYSSSDAVLFIVFDQTVGWFTSMMQVQLATGIANVLNRYTPNQQRDTFAEFGTSDVIFISIFNTGSDLHIVTWVRDVTSSEPGVPLDPNKVLSALSAEQTYFEDFMGPTFQYAVSLAPSLTPTTTAAPTGGGIDEWLIAVIAVGALLVLIVLGSIVFKCGSKHKKTDRRIDLHNEYAGGSVYERFTPTSFSSDGTWNPAFQPMQEVERDNSITSL; this is encoded by the exons ATGCACGAAAGACAATGTGAACCATGGCGTCGCCGTTTGCTTGTTTGTTCAG GCTCCGTTCAGATAGACGGTGGAAACTCAACGGAGGTGTATCTACCTCTCACGCCGGACATGTGGTGGCAGATTTACGTAGCTGCAATGAAGACTGATCATCAGGAGTTAGACCTGGTAGGGCCAGCATCAGTATGGTTAG GTTCGTGTCCGGGGTGGCATGTGCCTGGACTTAACGGGTCTTGCTATTGGTTCCAGTCCGAGGAACGAGACATGTGGTATAGCCATAGGAACTGGTGCAAGAGCTACGGCAGTGATTTGTTGATCATTGATAGCCCAGACGAGTTAGAGTACATCTTAAACCGGACAGAGTCAATCGCACCTAATGAGACTTGGTGGATTG GTTACACCGATGTATCTGTCGAGGGTTCATGGAAGTGGGTAGATTGTGGTGACACCAACGACTGGCAAAGTACTCTCTGGGCACCAGGGGAACCAGCGGAACCCGATGATTGCGCAACGCTGCAAGGAAACACGGGTCATCTCAGAGGTCAAATCTGCGACCAGAGATTTCTGTTTATCTGCAAAGTGTCTCCTAAAG ATTTCACCAAGGAAGATACCAAGCCGAGTAACTTGACCGCCATTGCTGTGACGTCTTTCAGTGTTGAAGTAACGTGGGATGTCTCTATGTTTgcctgtgacgtcattggttaCAGGGTGTACTACAACTCAACGTCTGACAAGGACAACCAAG ACTGGGTGTTTATTAACGGTGGAGATGTAAGCTCAGTGATACTGTCAGGGTTAGCTAAAGAGACTGACTACTCCATTGGGGTCGCTGCTCTTAGGACTGTGGAGGAACTCGAACAAATCGGCCCCGTGGCCGTCACTACTCCATGGG GTTGCCCGTCAGGTTTCGAGGAGGGTTATGGCAATCGTTCTTGCTATTGGTTCCAGTCTGAAGAACGAGACATGTGGTATAGCCATAGGAACTGGTGCAAGAGCTACGGCAGTGATTTGTTGATCATTGATAGCCCCAACGAGTTAGAGTACATCTTGAACCGGACAGAGTCAATCGCACCTAATGAGACTTGGTGGATTG GTTACACCGATGTATCTGTCGAGGGTTCATGGAAGTGGGTAGATTGCGGCGACACCAACGACTGGCAAAGTACTGACTGGGCACCAGGGGAACCAGCGGAATCCGATGATTGCGCAACGCTGCAAGGAAACACGGGTCATCTCAGAGGTCAAATCTGCGACCAGAGATTTTTGTTCATCTGCGAAGTGTCTCCCAAAG ATTTCACCAAGGAAGATACCAAGCCGAGTAACTTGACCGCCattgctttgacgtcattcagtGTTGAAGTAACGTGGGATGTCTCCATGTTTGCCTGTGATGTCATTGGTTACAGGGTGTACTACAACTCAACGTCTGACAAGGACAACCAAG ACTGGGTGTTTATTAACGGTGGAGATGTAAGCTCAATGGTCCTGTCAGGGTTAGCTAAAGAGACTGACTACACCATCGGGGTCGCTGCTCTTACGACTGTAGAGGAACTCGAACAAACCGGGCCCGTGGCCGTCACTACTCCATGGG GTTGCCCGTCAGGTTTCGAGGAGGGTCCTACCAATCATTCTTGCTATTGGTTCCAGTCTGAAGAACGAGACATGTGGTATAGCCATAGGAACTGGTGCAAGAGCTACGGCAGTGATTTGTTGATCATTGATAGCCCAGACGAGTTAGAGTACATCTTGAACCGGACAGAGTCAATCGCACCTAATGAGACTTGGTGGATTG GTTACACCGATGTATCTGTCGAGGGTTCATGGAAGTGGGTAGATTGCGGCGACACCAACGACTGGCAAAGTACTCTCTGGGCACCAGGGGAACCAGCGGAACCCGATGATTGCGCAACGATGCAAGGAAACACGGGTCATCTCAGAGGTCAAATCTGCGACCAGAGATTTCTGTTCATCTGCGAAGTGTCTCCTAAAG ATTTCACCAAGGAAGATACCAAGCCGAGTAACCTGACCGCCATTGCTGTGACGTCATTCAGTGTTGAAGTAACGTGGGATGTCTCCATGTTTgcctgtgacgtcattggttaCAGGGTGTACTACAGCTCAACGTCTGACAAGGATAACCTAG ACTGGGTGTTTATTAACGGTGGAGATGTAAGCTCAGTGATCCTATCAGGGTTAGCTAAAGAGACTGACTACTCCATCGGGGTCGCTGCTCTTACGACTGTAGAGGAACTCGAACAAATCGGGCCCGTGGATATCACTACTCCATGGG GTTGCCCATCAGGTTTCGAGGAGGGCCCCGGTGATCACTCTTGCTACTTTTTTTATAATGGTACCGACACGTGGGCCTCAGCAAGGGGACGATGCCGTGGGATCGAGGATGGAGATATTGTCATCGTCGACGACGAGGATGAGTTGAAGTACCTGGTTAGGAGGATGGAAGAGGTCAATCCAGGTCAAATGTGGTGGATAG GTTATTACGATGTGTCGGTAGAGGGCGTCTGGAGATGGGTGGATTGCCAACCGACAGTAGATTGGCAGAAACCCCTCTGGCCAGGTGAAGAGCCCATGGTGGGTACCGGGGACTGTGGGTACCTCGTCGGTGTACAAGGGGACGGCGAGGCTGAGATCAGACCAGCGGTTTGTGACGATAGGAAGTTTTTCATCTGTGAAGTCGTCGACAATA GAGTTTTCCCAACTGATGCGAACGCTCGAAATGTCGCAGCCATTGAACCGACACCGGATAGCTTTCTGGTCACGTGGGACACCTCTCCTGAcaactgtgacgtcattggttaCACCGTGTATTACCAAAAAGAGTCGCCATCAGCAATGGAGG AATTTCTCATGGTAAATGGCGGCAATATCAGTAGAGTTGAGGTAACAGTTCCGATGGTACAGGAGAACACCGTTTACTCAGTCACCGTAGCTGCACTGAACACCGTGACGGTCTTAGAGCGCGTTGGCCCGGCCAGTGTCACCCTGAATCCCG gAGAGCCCGTCAGTACTCCAGCTTATAGCTCTAGCGATGCTGTACTTTTTATCGTCTTCGATCAGACAGTTGGATGG tTTACATCAATGATGCAAGTCCAGTTAGCAACAGGCATTGCGAATGTACTCAATCGATATACACCAAATCAACAAAGAGATACGTTTGCAGAGTTTGG AACCTCTGACGTCATCTTTATCTCTATCTTCAATACCGGGAGTGATCTTCACATTGTGACGTGGGTACGAGATGTCACATCCTCTGAACCAGGGGTACCCCTCGACCCCAACAAGGTCCTCAGCGCACTCTCGGCGGAGCAGACCTACTTTGAAGACTTCATGGGACCGACGTTTCAATACGCAGTGAGCCTCGCGCCAAGTCTTACGCCTACTACAACAGCGGCACCTACCGGCGGCGGCATAGACGAATGGCTGATCGCGGTGATTGCTGTGGGGGCGCTTCTTGTACTGATAGTGCTAGGTTCGATTGTATTCAAATG TGGTTCAAAGCACAAAAAGACAGACAGACGGATAGATCTACACA ATGAATATGCTGGTGGCAGCGTCTATGAGAGATTTACACCAACATCTTTCTCTTCCGATGGAACGTG GAATCCTGCATTCCAGCCCATGCAAGAAGTTGAAAGGGACAACTCAATAACGTCCTTATAA